A genome region from Methanococcoides burtonii DSM 6242 includes the following:
- the glmU gene encoding bifunctional sugar-1-phosphate nucleotidylyltransferase/acetyltransferase encodes MKAVILAAGEGTRMRPLTSSIPKVMLPVANKPMLEHIVDSAIEAGIDGFVFITGYHEEVIEQYFGNGDRWNVTIDHVHQEEQLGTANAIGYAKGHVKEKFIVLNGDVLVSSDHIEHMIERKEDAVITVKRVDNPSDFGVIETDGNKVINIIEKPEFPPTDLANAGIYLFSEAIFDLIEQTTLSPREEYEITDSLQMLINSDADVGYEILEEEWIDIGRPWDMLDANAVLLNQMEPSVKGVIEPNATLIGDVSVGRGTLIRNGAYIIGPVIIGNDCDIGPNCFIRPSTAIGNDVHIGNAVEVKNSIIMDGTNIGHLTYLGDSIIGRKCNFGAGTKVANLRHDGKNIKVKIKGKLTDSGRRKLGVIMGDDVHTGINSSINVGTVMESGSYTRPGEVVR; translated from the coding sequence TTGAAAGCTGTCATACTTGCAGCGGGAGAAGGCACCCGAATGCGCCCTTTAACATCATCCATTCCAAAGGTCATGCTTCCTGTCGCCAACAAGCCCATGTTAGAGCATATCGTGGATTCTGCCATCGAAGCAGGAATTGACGGATTCGTTTTTATCACAGGATATCATGAAGAAGTCATCGAGCAATATTTTGGAAATGGCGATAGATGGAATGTTACAATTGACCATGTACATCAGGAAGAGCAACTTGGCACTGCAAACGCTATCGGATATGCAAAAGGTCATGTCAAAGAGAAGTTCATAGTCCTGAATGGCGATGTACTAGTCAGTTCCGACCACATTGAACACATGATAGAAAGGAAAGAGGATGCAGTAATAACTGTAAAACGTGTGGACAATCCATCAGATTTCGGCGTTATTGAAACTGATGGAAATAAGGTCATAAATATCATAGAAAAACCAGAGTTTCCACCAACGGACCTTGCAAATGCCGGAATTTACCTTTTCAGCGAAGCCATCTTCGACCTTATCGAACAGACGACATTATCACCAAGAGAAGAATACGAGATAACCGATTCCCTTCAGATGCTCATCAACAGTGATGCAGATGTCGGATATGAGATACTGGAAGAAGAATGGATAGATATCGGAAGACCCTGGGACATGCTGGATGCGAACGCAGTCCTTTTGAACCAAATGGAACCTTCCGTAAAAGGAGTCATTGAACCCAATGCCACCCTTATCGGGGATGTGAGTGTTGGAAGAGGAACTCTGATACGTAATGGCGCATACATTATCGGACCGGTGATCATAGGAAATGACTGTGACATAGGACCTAATTGTTTCATACGCCCTTCAACTGCCATTGGAAATGATGTGCACATCGGAAATGCCGTTGAAGTGAAAAACAGCATAATAATGGATGGTACGAATATAGGACACCTCACGTATCTGGGAGACAGTATTATAGGCAGAAAGTGTAATTTCGGTGCCGGAACTAAGGTTGCCAATCTGCGCCACGATGGTAAGAACATCAAAGTGAAAATTAAAGGCAAACTAACGGATTCGGGAAGAAGGAAACTTGGAGTCATAATGGGTGATGACGTTCACACAGGAATAAATTCCAGCATCAACGTTGGAACCGTTATGGAAAGTGGAAGCTATACCAGACCCGGAGAGGTTGTTCGATAA